The following proteins come from a genomic window of Camelina sativa cultivar DH55 unplaced genomic scaffold, Cs unpScaffold02275, whole genome shotgun sequence:
- the LOC104774288 gene encoding 2,3-bisphosphoglycerate-independent phosphoglycerate mutase 1-like: protein MKALEIGEKARDAILSGKFDQVRVNIPNSDMVGHTGDIAATVVACEAADLAVKMIFDAIEQVKGIYVVTADHGNAEDMVKRDKSGKPALDKEGNLQILTSHTLKPVPIAIGGPGLSKGVRFRKDLETPGLANVAATVX, encoded by the exons TGGAAATTGGTGAGAAGGCGAGGGATGCAATCCTTAGTGGCAAGTTTGATCAG GTGCGAGTTAACATTCCAAATTCCGATATGGTGGGTCATACAGGTGATATTGCAGCCACAGTTGTTGCATGCGAGGCTGCTGATCTTGCTGTGAAG ATGATTTTTGATGCTATCGAACAAGTGAAAGGCATTTATGTTGTGACTGCTGATCACGGAAACGCAGAGGACATGGTGAAGAGGGATAAATCTGGGAAGCCTGCTTTGGACAAGGAAGGGAACCTTCAGATTCTAACCTCTCACACACTCAAGCCA GTGCCAATTGCCATTGGAGGTCCTGGTTTGTCTAAAGGAGTTAGATTCCGTAAAGATCTGGAAACACCGGGGCTTGCAAATGTAGCTGCAACAGTGATNTGA